Proteins encoded within one genomic window of Candidatus Nezhaarchaeota archaeon:
- a CDS encoding tRNA(Ile)(2)-agmatinylcytidine synthase, with protein sequence MSYDILHVGVDSIDSWRGGCTTHFLFEVLREIMRRFNDEVKLLDYPILTRLNPNIPWKTRGNGAMCLRLMVRSNITSSIEELLALMLKSYTQSYHDCDPAIAILHGELHKDFLDFYEKALRRVVALHEALELAQSHGVKVIKTRSGLGLIGALAAIGSLTEGDYTFEVLAYREGEEARLLDHDSVWTMEFETWPYTFNNVDPETGRILLTPRGPDPVLYGIRGEGPHILLKALSILKVHSKPIGYLIVRSNQGTDYHYLNVKRVKEVEPYSSILLRGEVASKPKVISGGHVVFKVSDGADELYCIAYKPSGDVRRASEKLEVGDEVEVYGGARRFLGSEILSINLEKLVILKARDEVVERNPLCPKCQKRLKSLGRVGGYKCSRCGFRTTEATKLALRKSRGEVEGMYLPPPRSMRHLAKPFRRYGLEKKGFYGLEEMNLGRVLIVGW encoded by the coding sequence TTGTCCTACGACATCCTTCACGTAGGTGTTGATAGCATAGACTCCTGGAGGGGTGGATGCACGACTCACTTTCTATTTGAAGTTCTAAGAGAGATTATGAGGCGCTTCAATGATGAAGTCAAGCTACTTGACTATCCGATATTGACTAGATTGAACCCTAACATTCCTTGGAAGACTCGTGGTAATGGTGCTATGTGCTTAAGGTTGATGGTTCGAAGTAATATAACTTCGTCCATCGAGGAACTACTAGCACTAATGCTTAAGAGCTACACTCAAAGCTACCATGACTGCGACCCGGCAATAGCCATATTACATGGAGAATTGCACAAAGACTTCCTAGACTTCTATGAAAAGGCTTTAAGACGTGTCGTGGCCCTACACGAAGCTTTGGAGCTAGCGCAAAGTCATGGAGTCAAGGTAATTAAGACTAGAAGTGGTTTAGGTCTCATAGGTGCACTAGCAGCTATAGGCTCTCTCACTGAAGGGGACTACACCTTTGAGGTCTTAGCCTATAGAGAGGGGGAAGAAGCTAGACTCCTAGACCACGATAGCGTGTGGACCATGGAGTTTGAGACGTGGCCTTACACGTTCAATAACGTTGATCCAGAGACTGGAAGGATACTTTTAACACCTCGAGGTCCTGACCCAGTCCTCTATGGTATAAGAGGAGAGGGTCCTCACATCTTACTAAAAGCTTTAAGCATATTGAAGGTGCATAGCAAGCCTATCGGTTACTTAATTGTTAGGAGCAATCAGGGCACTGATTACCATTATTTAAACGTTAAGAGGGTAAAGGAGGTGGAACCCTACTCCTCAATACTCTTAAGGGGCGAGGTAGCATCGAAGCCTAAAGTTATAAGCGGAGGACACGTAGTCTTCAAGGTATCTGATGGTGCAGATGAGCTATACTGCATAGCATATAAGCCATCAGGCGACGTGAGACGGGCATCTGAGAAGCTTGAGGTCGGCGACGAAGTGGAGGTCTATGGAGGAGCTAGGAGGTTCTTAGGCTCCGAGATCCTCTCTATAAACCTTGAAAAGCTCGTGATTTTAAAAGCGAGGGATGAGGTAGTAGAGAGGAACCCGCTATGTCCTAAGTGTCAAAAGAGATTGAAGAGCTTGGGAAGAGTGGGAGGCTACAAATGCAGTAGATGCGGGTTCAGAACTACTGAGGCGACTAAGCTTGCTTTGAGGAAATCGAGGGGAGAAGTTGAGGGAATGTACCTACCTCCCCCAAGATCAATGAGACACTTAGCGAAGCCCTTTAGAAGATACGGTCTTGAGAAGAAAGGGTTTTATGGGCTTGAGGAGATGAACTTAGGGAGGGTTTTGATAGTTGGATGGTGA